One Estrella lausannensis genomic window carries:
- a CDS encoding lipid-A-disaccharide synthase N-terminal domain-containing protein codes for MTESLQAALYPLGFISALFFGARFFLQWLHSEKEGRSTVPRIFWQLSFFGNLSLSIHSIIQLQLHVLLIQTVNAVISLRNLNLMQEKDKRWPLSSVILLFVLALTASLFLFFLTFQGSSSETWFRIPTGPWASSSAAAVPVLWHIAGSIGLILFSSRFWVQWVMAEREGKSFLGKTFWWTSLAGDLLCLAYFMQLQDTVNYVGPLFGLIPYLRNLMLIYKRGKVPV; via the coding sequence ATGACGGAAAGTCTACAAGCCGCCCTCTATCCTCTGGGATTTATCTCTGCCCTCTTCTTTGGCGCCCGCTTTTTCCTTCAATGGCTCCACTCAGAAAAAGAGGGGCGCTCGACAGTTCCCCGAATTTTTTGGCAGCTCTCCTTCTTCGGCAACTTAAGCTTGAGTATCCACTCGATCATCCAGTTGCAGCTTCATGTGCTTTTGATCCAGACCGTCAATGCCGTCATCTCGCTCAGAAACCTGAATTTGATGCAGGAAAAGGACAAACGGTGGCCTCTCTCCTCTGTGATTCTGCTCTTCGTGCTGGCACTGACAGCCTCTCTCTTTCTCTTTTTCTTAACGTTCCAGGGATCAAGTAGCGAGACGTGGTTTAGAATTCCAACCGGCCCCTGGGCCTCCTCCTCGGCAGCAGCAGTTCCCGTTCTTTGGCATATCGCCGGATCGATCGGTCTCATTCTTTTCAGCAGCCGATTCTGGGTGCAGTGGGTGATGGCGGAGAGGGAAGGAAAGAGTTTCCTCGGGAAAACATTCTGGTGGACATCTCTTGCCGGAGATCTTCTGTGCCTTGCCTACTTCATGCAACTGCAAGACACCGTCAACTACGTCGGCCCACTTTTCGGCTTGATACCCTACCTGCGCAACCTGATGCTGATCTATAAACGAGGCAAAGTGCCGGTATGA